The following coding sequences lie in one Ignavibacteria bacterium genomic window:
- a CDS encoding tetratricopeptide repeat protein translates to MKIKPLYIYIGVIAAAVVFLIIFSTSGNKSEKSSQMPQDEVHQGLQGGKGPSSADLSEDIKQKMAALKSNYEKNPGDTLRAREYAEFLAAAHKPEVAIPIYENILKKGPKRTDIRFSLGLVYYNRGDYNKAEELVNSVLAYDKNNVQAKYNLGAIASSRGDVQKAKSIWQDIVKNYPNTEFSTMAQEAIQMTGAK, encoded by the coding sequence ATGAAAATTAAGCCGCTTTATATTTATATAGGCGTAATTGCTGCAGCCGTTGTGTTTCTGATTATATTTTCAACCTCAGGTAACAAATCTGAAAAGAGCTCCCAGATGCCTCAGGATGAGGTCCATCAGGGGCTGCAGGGCGGAAAGGGGCCCTCATCGGCAGACTTAAGCGAGGACATAAAGCAGAAAATGGCAGCCTTAAAGAGCAATTATGAAAAAAATCCCGGCGATACGCTAAGGGCAAGAGAATATGCAGAGTTTCTGGCGGCAGCCCACAAGCCTGAAGTGGCAATACCTATCTATGAAAATATTCTGAAAAAAGGCCCAAAAAGAACAGATATAAGGTTTTCACTAGGACTTGTTTATTATAACCGGGGTGATTACAATAAAGCTGAAGAACTGGTTAACAGCGTTCTTGCTTACGACAAGAACAACGTTCAGGCAAAATATAACCTGGGCGCAATTGCCTCAAGCAGGGGCGACGTCCAAAAAGCTAAGAGCATCTGGCAGGATATAGTTAAAAACTATCCGAATACCGAGTTTTCGACCATGGCACAGGAAGCCATACAGATGACCGGGGCAAAATAA
- a CDS encoding diaminopimelate epimerase — MKKVSFVKMSGAGNDFILFDKKTAPELALTSEAILKMCSRRTGIGADGVLVIDDAEGYNFSMEYYNSDGSTGTLCGNGARCALRYADFSGRIPSQRARFVSNGETYSGEILRPDYVKFNFGLPKDYRPEMSLMASGQHIKASYINTGSPHVVVKAEAVLKPGSSKEVYWDLNEFPVFDLGRQIRYLNDFAPAGTNVNFIKISEGKVFIRTYERGVEDETWACGTGSVASALVCYFKGELKSPITLITKGGDELKVEFKADGENIRDLSLSGPAVITFTGEFYKNLYF; from the coding sequence ATGAAAAAAGTTTCCTTTGTAAAGATGAGCGGGGCCGGCAACGATTTTATTCTTTTTGATAAAAAAACGGCCCCTGAACTGGCTTTGACTTCTGAAGCTATACTGAAAATGTGCTCCAGGAGGACGGGTATAGGTGCTGATGGTGTTCTTGTAATTGATGATGCTGAAGGCTATAATTTCAGTATGGAGTATTATAATTCCGATGGTTCAACGGGTACCTTATGCGGCAATGGCGCCAGGTGTGCCCTGCGGTATGCGGACTTCAGCGGCAGAATACCTTCACAAAGAGCAAGGTTTGTTTCAAACGGGGAAACTTATAGCGGAGAGATCTTAAGGCCTGACTATGTTAAATTTAATTTCGGCCTGCCAAAAGATTACAGGCCTGAAATGAGCCTCATGGCATCGGGGCAGCACATCAAGGCTTCCTACATCAACACCGGCTCACCCCACGTTGTTGTAAAAGCTGAAGCTGTCTTAAAGCCCGGAAGTTCAAAAGAAGTTTACTGGGATTTGAACGAATTCCCGGTATTTGATTTAGGCAGGCAGATTAGATACTTAAATGACTTTGCCCCTGCGGGAACAAACGTTAATTTTATTAAAATTTCTGAAGGCAAAGTTTTTATACGCACATATGAAAGAGGAGTTGAAGATGAAACATGGGCCTGCGGAACAGGCTCGGTTGCTTCGGCCCTTGTGTGCTACTTTAAGGGAGAACTGAAGTCTCCAATTACCCTTATTACAAAAGGGGGCGACGAGTTAAAGGTAGAGTTTAAGGCTGATGGAGAAAATATAAGGGATCTGTCCCTGAGCGGTCCGGCTGTAATTACTTTTACCGGAGAATTTTACAAAAACCTATATTTTTAA
- a CDS encoding response regulator produces MNTSTIRIMMIEDNLGDAMLIGEMLKEAKNRRYLLQHNLQLSTAFECIDHKSFDIILLDLGLPDSTGLGTLKKVLEKAPSIPVVIMTGLDDEDLGFEAVKMGAQDYLIKGQIDTSLLFRTIRYSIERKNIEKALKEAYPAEIKKALSL; encoded by the coding sequence ATGAACACCAGTACGATAAGAATAATGATGATTGAAGATAATCTTGGCGATGCCATGCTCATCGGCGAGATGCTTAAGGAGGCCAAAAACAGAAGGTACTTGCTTCAGCACAATCTTCAGCTCTCAACGGCATTTGAATGCATTGATCATAAAAGCTTCGACATAATACTTCTGGATCTTGGGCTACCGGACAGCACGGGGCTCGGTACACTTAAGAAAGTGCTTGAAAAGGCTCCTTCTATTCCTGTAGTCATTATGACGGGCCTTGACGACGAGGATCTCGGTTTTGAAGCCGTTAAAATGGGCGCGCAGGATTACCTCATTAAAGGACAGATCGATACGAGCCTTCTCTTCAGGACTATACGCTACTCCATTGAACGGAAGAACATTGAAAAAGCCTTAAAAGAAGCCTACCCGGCAGAAATTAAAAAAGCGCTCAGTTTATAG
- a CDS encoding peptidoglycan DD-metalloendopeptidase family protein produces MFSDILPRGYFSSVLLTIIFLFTAGTLLRAQEKITDKKAELKELKQEINRLEEELKKKSKKEKMSIEMLENYSRQNHYLSQLINSIRSEEEEKDRQIGKTETQASAIEKEIGRLKAVYAKYVVHLYKHGKDSELNSVFSSGSFNQALVRYKYLKKISLQRQKNIADLKEKQDELSMLQKKLVDERDEKRAIAEEKQKEEKSLNAKLAERKSILAGLRNDKNSLRKELELKKKAEGEIRNLISRLIEKEERRRSAEKKAAEEKRKQLLAKLEKAKKNKESRENKETSTRIVNKNQSVTKEEVKEVVSAENEIPAEDYAYSGMESFSSLRGRLHWPVNSGKVIRKFGENRNSKLNTVTLNYGIDIKANDTDVKSVCDGIVSAVNWVPGYGSVLIITHKNGFRTVYGHLGEILLGEGARVKAGTVIGRISESLEGSILHFEIWNERSNQNPEVWLGRR; encoded by the coding sequence TTGTTCAGTGATATATTGCCCCGGGGATATTTTTCTTCAGTCTTACTCACAATTATATTTTTATTTACTGCAGGCACTCTCTTAAGGGCACAGGAGAAGATTACGGATAAAAAAGCCGAGCTTAAGGAGCTGAAGCAGGAGATAAACCGCCTGGAAGAAGAGCTGAAAAAAAAGTCGAAGAAAGAAAAGATGTCCATTGAAATGCTTGAAAACTACAGCCGTCAGAACCACTATCTCAGTCAGCTCATAAATTCCATAAGATCAGAAGAAGAGGAAAAGGACAGGCAGATTGGCAAGACTGAAACTCAGGCCTCGGCAATAGAAAAGGAGATCGGGCGCTTAAAGGCGGTTTATGCAAAGTACGTCGTTCATCTCTACAAGCACGGCAAGGACAGCGAGCTGAACTCGGTTTTTTCCTCTGGCTCATTCAACCAGGCACTTGTAAGGTACAAATATCTTAAGAAAATATCCCTGCAAAGGCAGAAGAACATAGCAGATTTAAAAGAAAAGCAGGATGAACTTTCTATGCTTCAGAAAAAGCTCGTAGATGAAAGGGATGAAAAAAGGGCCATTGCAGAAGAAAAGCAGAAGGAAGAAAAAAGCCTAAATGCAAAGCTTGCTGAAAGAAAATCCATTCTTGCCGGCTTAAGAAACGACAAGAACTCACTTAGAAAAGAGCTTGAGCTGAAGAAGAAGGCCGAAGGGGAGATCAGAAACCTGATTTCAAGGCTGATTGAAAAAGAAGAAAGAAGGAGATCTGCAGAAAAGAAAGCGGCCGAAGAAAAACGGAAACAGCTCCTGGCAAAGCTTGAGAAGGCGAAGAAAAATAAAGAAAGCAGAGAAAATAAAGAGACCTCAACACGGATTGTAAATAAAAATCAAAGCGTTACAAAAGAAGAGGTTAAAGAAGTTGTTTCGGCTGAAAATGAAATCCCGGCCGAGGATTATGCATACAGCGGCATGGAGTCGTTTTCATCTTTAAGGGGGCGCCTGCACTGGCCTGTCAACAGCGGTAAGGTCATCAGGAAGTTCGGTGAGAACAGAAACTCAAAACTAAACACGGTGACATTAAACTACGGCATTGACATTAAAGCCAATGACACTGACGTTAAATCCGTCTGTGACGGAATTGTCTCGGCAGTCAACTGGGTGCCGGGTTACGGCAGCGTTCTCATCATTACGCACAAAAATGGCTTCAGGACCGTTTACGGCCACCTGGGAGAGATACTTTTAGGTGAAGGGGCCAGGGTTAAGGCCGGCACCGTAATAGGCAGGATCAGTGAAAGCCTGGAAGGGAGCATACTCCACTTTGAAATCTGGAACGAGCGCTCAAACCAGAACCCCGAAGTGTGGCTGGGAAGAAGATAA
- a CDS encoding DUF4292 domain-containing protein encodes MKKLLLVLVYLLPFFTFIYEGCVPSKPTEQVEILPSERLTKKLEANRRKIKNFEGTGTIEINTPEVNTTASFKVVMQRPDSVYLEVYGPFGIELAQALVTSNNFSFYDAMHNTLYKGNSNSDILKKIFKVDMSFSDLTDAFVGAVNLTQKLTQNPSNYEIVYDKYVLTYSDSLTQAKTKYTVDIRDLVVTNYQLFGTTDNLILQGSYSKFKIVNGIPVPFLTEIKNKSENQNLKIEYRKVDVNKRNSKITFDIPEDAEVVKW; translated from the coding sequence GTGAAAAAGTTACTATTAGTCCTGGTTTATTTACTGCCATTTTTTACTTTTATCTATGAAGGTTGTGTACCATCAAAACCGACCGAACAAGTTGAGATTCTGCCCTCGGAACGCTTAACAAAAAAACTGGAAGCCAACAGAAGAAAAATCAAGAACTTCGAGGGTACCGGTACAATAGAGATTAACACTCCCGAAGTTAATACTACGGCCAGCTTTAAGGTTGTAATGCAGAGGCCCGACTCGGTTTACCTTGAAGTATACGGCCCCTTCGGCATAGAGCTTGCACAGGCTCTTGTCACGAGCAATAATTTTTCTTTCTATGACGCCATGCATAATACACTCTATAAAGGAAACAGCAACAGCGACATACTGAAAAAAATATTCAAGGTTGATATGTCATTCAGCGACCTTACGGATGCTTTTGTGGGCGCTGTAAACCTTACGCAGAAACTTACACAGAATCCTTCAAATTACGAGATAGTCTACGACAAGTACGTCCTGACTTACAGCGATTCACTTACACAGGCAAAGACAAAGTATACGGTTGACATCAGGGACCTGGTTGTTACAAATTACCAGCTCTTTGGAACCACTGATAATCTTATTCTGCAAGGCAGCTATTCGAAGTTCAAGATCGTAAACGGCATACCCGTCCCATTCTTAACTGAAATAAAGAACAAATCTGAAAATCAGAACCTTAAGATAGAATACCGCAAGGTGGATGTTAATAAAAGAAATTCAAAAATCACTTTCGACATTCCTGAGGATGCCGAAGTGGTGAAATGGTAA
- a CDS encoding tetratricopeptide repeat protein has translation MLKNTIIIFGLAFLLFGCSSDKVQKSDDDGLPDSTESLQSKEAIEHFVDGSIADAKGDYSTAILEYQDALRMDPKAGVYYALAKDYLLTNKLSLALSNINSAIKLDSTNVDYFNVLADVYTNGHQIDSAAAAYEKIIKLDSGNVAAYYNLANIYQQSKPLQALNMYQKLLTITGPEWSVLARIAELYERLGNMDESVKTIEQLLTLDPSNVEVRKLLIESYIKENKFDKAISAIDELEAKFPEDLSLREMKAQIFLQQDNWQKAMDEYRVILESPAVPLESKIKIGSIYLTQAMRDSTLLPVTREVFEKLDRDTTNWQVKMVLGEIDLRERRDSAAISEFKQVTELARWNADAWTRLGGLYFDSRKYEEAAKILKEAVVNFPDNFPINLILGLSLSQMNSYSEAKPYLEKAVNLNPKDLTALSAYGYTLNQLKEPEAAVHYIKEALNLDSNNVDLIGTLGLIYNAQKKWPECDSAYSKALSLDSNNVLILNNYAYSLAERGLRLPEALKMAEKAVSIEPGNSSYLDTYGWVFFKMGNYEKAEEYIRKAIAIDSSNSTLIEHLGDINFKAGKKGKALEMWHEAYQLNTDNTELKTKIEKGEL, from the coding sequence ATGCTTAAAAACACAATAATAATATTTGGCCTTGCTTTTTTGCTGTTCGGATGTTCTTCAGATAAAGTTCAGAAGAGTGACGATGACGGACTGCCAGATTCCACAGAAAGCCTCCAGTCGAAAGAAGCAATTGAACACTTTGTCGACGGCAGTATTGCAGATGCCAAGGGGGATTACTCTACCGCAATACTGGAATACCAGGACGCCCTAAGGATGGATCCCAAAGCCGGGGTTTATTACGCACTGGCAAAGGATTATCTTCTGACAAATAAACTCTCACTGGCTCTTAGCAATATAAACAGTGCAATAAAACTCGATTCAACTAATGTTGATTACTTTAATGTTCTTGCGGATGTTTATACAAACGGACATCAGATAGATTCAGCGGCTGCAGCCTACGAGAAAATTATTAAACTTGATTCGGGCAATGTTGCAGCTTACTATAACCTGGCAAATATTTACCAGCAGTCGAAACCTCTTCAGGCTCTGAACATGTACCAGAAGCTCCTGACTATTACCGGGCCCGAATGGAGCGTGCTGGCGCGCATTGCAGAGCTTTATGAACGCCTTGGAAATATGGATGAATCCGTAAAAACAATAGAGCAGCTCCTGACATTGGACCCTTCAAACGTTGAGGTACGCAAGCTCCTGATCGAATCCTACATAAAGGAGAACAAGTTCGACAAGGCAATAAGCGCAATTGATGAGCTTGAGGCAAAATTTCCGGAGGACCTTTCCTTAAGGGAAATGAAGGCGCAGATATTTCTCCAGCAGGACAACTGGCAGAAAGCTATGGACGAATACAGGGTAATACTTGAGAGCCCCGCGGTGCCGCTGGAATCAAAAATTAAAATCGGCTCAATCTATCTCACACAGGCAATGCGTGATTCCACACTCCTGCCGGTGACGAGGGAAGTTTTTGAAAAACTCGACCGCGACACTACAAACTGGCAGGTTAAGATGGTACTGGGTGAAATTGACCTCCGCGAAAGAAGAGATTCTGCTGCAATCTCGGAATTCAAACAGGTTACTGAACTCGCCAGGTGGAATGCCGACGCCTGGACTCGCCTGGGAGGACTTTATTTTGACAGCAGGAAGTATGAAGAGGCTGCAAAAATATTAAAAGAAGCCGTTGTGAACTTTCCGGATAATTTCCCGATAAACCTCATTCTGGGCCTGTCGCTTTCGCAGATGAACAGCTATTCAGAGGCAAAGCCTTACCTTGAGAAGGCGGTCAACCTTAATCCAAAGGACCTCACTGCGCTTTCGGCATACGGATATACCCTAAACCAGCTTAAGGAGCCCGAGGCTGCAGTCCATTACATAAAGGAAGCCCTGAACCTGGATTCAAACAACGTGGACCTGATAGGCACTCTGGGCCTTATCTATAACGCTCAGAAAAAGTGGCCCGAATGCGACAGTGCATACTCAAAGGCCCTCAGCCTCGATTCGAATAATGTGCTCATTCTTAACAACTATGCCTATTCACTTGCTGAAAGGGGATTGAGGCTTCCGGAGGCCCTGAAAATGGCTGAAAAAGCAGTCTCTATTGAGCCCGGGAATTCTTCCTACCTCGATACGTACGGCTGGGTTTTCTTTAAGATGGGTAATTACGAAAAGGCTGAAGAGTATATCAGGAAAGCTATTGCAATAGATTCCTCGAATTCTACACTGATTGAACACCTGGGCGACATAAATTTCAAGGCCGGGAAAAAAGGAAAGGCCCTTGAAATGTGGCACGAGGCTTATCAGTTAAATACAGATAATACTGAACTTAAGACAAAGATTGAAAAAGGAGAACTGTGA